A single genomic interval of Alistipes provencensis harbors:
- a CDS encoding BACON domain-containing protein: protein MKINHHKFLKIPGLLLLALLVLTACGKDDPFLTIESEESVTVPNDGGDFDIAVSTNLDYYEFRFEEGDWLTGKVTDKGVTLTAEANSAVTERKAVFKIVSPSHPEVNRSIRIIQEGTYLRITPERVPYLKPGGESISLTVETNLKTGEWSVSVPDGNNWLTASAQTPGTIGLTAGPNADTYPRMASLSVVSDRFAALNISIPVVQSGTDESIESVIYTEDFSWMKDKNGTPFSADIWDDKVQYEFKDWPQGHGWEASNNGSGNYTRLGYVKMGRAALTSDLITPKMSSIEESRDILVVFKCFTFMDKNGKADDNAFCVSVVGDGEITEIRKIGGQMATPSGKQASAGELTPEGARFYIGNYNNPASADMPNWIDVPDYDHLAPELAERSFVVTGATRNTQIRFLAGNTLGTVSSPNRIGFDNVLIAVLK from the coding sequence ATGAAAATCAACCATCATAAGTTTCTGAAAATACCGGGACTGTTACTTCTCGCACTCCTCGTCCTGACGGCGTGCGGCAAGGACGATCCCTTCCTGACCATCGAATCCGAAGAGTCGGTCACCGTTCCCAACGACGGCGGCGACTTCGACATCGCCGTAAGCACCAACCTCGACTATTACGAGTTCCGGTTCGAGGAGGGCGACTGGCTGACCGGAAAGGTTACCGACAAGGGCGTCACGCTCACGGCCGAGGCCAACTCCGCAGTGACGGAGCGCAAGGCTGTCTTCAAGATCGTGTCGCCCAGCCATCCCGAGGTGAACCGGAGCATCCGGATCATCCAAGAAGGGACCTATCTGCGGATCACGCCCGAGCGTGTTCCCTACCTCAAACCGGGCGGTGAGAGCATTTCGCTGACCGTGGAAACCAACCTGAAAACGGGCGAATGGAGCGTCAGCGTCCCGGACGGGAACAACTGGCTCACGGCGTCGGCCCAAACTCCCGGCACGATCGGCCTGACAGCCGGTCCCAATGCCGACACCTACCCCCGCATGGCCTCCCTGTCGGTCGTTTCGGACCGTTTCGCGGCGCTGAACATCTCCATCCCGGTCGTTCAGTCCGGCACGGACGAAAGCATCGAATCGGTCATCTACACCGAAGATTTCAGTTGGATGAAGGACAAGAACGGCACGCCCTTCTCGGCCGATATCTGGGATGACAAAGTGCAATACGAGTTCAAGGACTGGCCCCAAGGCCACGGCTGGGAGGCTTCGAACAACGGCAGCGGAAATTACACGCGCCTCGGTTATGTGAAGATGGGGCGTGCGGCGCTCACCTCGGACCTCATCACACCGAAGATGTCATCCATCGAGGAGTCCCGGGATATCTTGGTGGTGTTCAAGTGCTTCACGTTCATGGATAAGAACGGTAAGGCCGACGACAACGCATTCTGCGTTTCGGTGGTCGGCGACGGCGAGATCACCGAAATCCGGAAGATCGGCGGCCAGATGGCGACGCCTTCCGGCAAGCAGGCGAGTGCTGGCGAACTGACCCCGGAAGGAGCCCGGTTCTACATCGGCAACTACAACAATCCCGCGTCGGCCGACATGCCCAACTGGATCGACGTTCCCGATTACGACCATTTGGCCCCGGAACTGGCCGAACGCAGTTTCGTCGTCACCGGCGCCACCCGGAACACGCAGATCCGGTTCCTCGCCGGCAATACGCTGGGAACGGTGAGTTCCCCCAACCGGATCGGCTTCGACAACGTCCTGATCGCCGTCCTGAAATAG
- a CDS encoding BACON domain-containing protein, translating into MKTSKKIYGMCLALTACAAVLVSCSEENDAFLNIDPQQTIALPAAGGSTTVALETNVGDWTFRFEYGEWLTAKVVDNTIVIAAAPNDNLNSRGAMLAVTSSSHPEVNKRIGIRQDALSLTLEPGQLAMFPTEGQTATVAVNANISSDDWEIAGDPAADWITAEKTAGGIAITVTANPEMLPRSGTVTISSEKFPTLAAALPVKQFGTDKTIREVILYETFDWLLVPGADNIWTTSGEQRVDNWIAKYGDRAQGWGYTMVTTSKGNKEPLSFSRNGFVKMGITNYSGDLITPKLEAIEGERTVEVMFKACGYVENGGSTSYSGRKDPIQNGKHVDVPNVMQIALIGPGTLSHTEFEIDNYPYSSGTSDHAPGYIWQNDTQASQRKFTITGATAETRVQFIAGPQLGASEEKITYRQGLDDILIVIREE; encoded by the coding sequence ATGAAAACAAGCAAGAAAATATACGGAATGTGCCTCGCCCTGACGGCGTGCGCGGCAGTCCTTGTCTCCTGCAGCGAAGAGAACGACGCCTTTCTGAACATCGATCCGCAGCAGACCATCGCCCTGCCGGCTGCAGGCGGTTCCACGACCGTGGCATTGGAAACCAACGTCGGCGACTGGACCTTCCGGTTCGAGTACGGGGAGTGGCTCACCGCAAAGGTCGTCGACAACACGATCGTCATCGCCGCTGCCCCCAACGACAACCTGAACAGCCGCGGCGCCATGCTGGCGGTCACCTCCTCGTCCCATCCGGAGGTCAACAAGCGTATCGGCATCCGGCAGGACGCCCTCTCCCTTACGCTGGAACCCGGTCAGCTCGCGATGTTCCCGACCGAAGGCCAAACGGCGACCGTCGCCGTGAATGCGAATATCAGCAGCGACGACTGGGAAATCGCCGGCGACCCCGCCGCCGACTGGATCACGGCCGAAAAGACAGCCGGCGGAATCGCAATCACAGTAACGGCCAATCCCGAAATGCTACCCCGCTCGGGAACGGTAACGATCAGTTCCGAAAAGTTCCCCACGCTGGCGGCGGCGCTGCCCGTCAAGCAGTTCGGGACCGACAAGACCATCCGGGAGGTCATTCTCTACGAAACCTTCGACTGGCTGCTGGTTCCCGGCGCAGACAATATCTGGACCACCTCGGGCGAACAGCGCGTCGACAACTGGATCGCCAAGTACGGCGACCGCGCACAGGGATGGGGTTATACGATGGTGACCACCTCCAAGGGAAACAAGGAACCGCTGTCGTTCAGCCGCAACGGATTCGTGAAAATGGGTATCACGAACTACTCCGGGGACCTGATCACGCCGAAACTCGAAGCCATCGAAGGCGAACGGACCGTCGAAGTGATGTTCAAGGCCTGCGGTTATGTGGAGAACGGCGGAAGCACGTCGTACAGCGGCCGGAAAGACCCGATTCAGAACGGCAAGCATGTCGATGTGCCGAACGTGATGCAAATCGCCCTGATCGGCCCGGGAACGCTCAGCCACACCGAGTTCGAAATCGACAACTACCCCTACTCCTCGGGGACGTCCGACCATGCTCCCGGCTACATCTGGCAGAACGATACACAGGCGTCGCAGCGGAAATTCACGATAACGGGCGCAACGGCCGAAACCCGCGTACAGTTCATCGCCGGACCGCAACTTGGTGCCTCGGAGGAAAAGATCACCTACCGGCAGGGATTGGATGACATCCTGATCGTCATCCGGGAAGAATAA
- a CDS encoding family 43 glycosylhydrolase → MKIKNHWILVLTALTAPLLQQCGSDDENGRDPVPTEYSNPVIRANVPDPTVIEEDGYFYLYCTEGSPKNIPIYRSANLVDWDLVSTAFSDATRPSFFPGGTLWAPCINRIDGQYVMYYALSEWGGYETCGIGCAVSDQPSGPFTDMGAMLRSNIIGVRNSIDPCYIEDEGRKYMFFGSFFGIYGVELTDDGLKVREGSQPRQIAGTAYEGTYILKRNGYYYLFASIGRCCDGLNSTYTAVVGRAESLWGPYMNKAGERMMDNAHEIFITKNDTFFGVGHDSEIVQDKAGNDWILYHGYEVMQPTGRRLLLDRVEWEDGWPRVKGASPSITAERPVF, encoded by the coding sequence ATGAAAATCAAAAATCACTGGATACTGGTCCTGACTGCCCTGACAGCACCCTTGCTGCAACAGTGCGGTTCGGACGACGAGAACGGCAGAGACCCTGTCCCGACCGAATACAGCAACCCCGTCATCCGGGCCAATGTGCCCGACCCGACGGTGATCGAGGAAGACGGCTATTTCTACCTCTACTGCACCGAAGGAAGCCCGAAGAACATCCCGATCTACCGCTCCGCCAATCTCGTGGACTGGGACCTCGTGAGCACGGCCTTTTCCGACGCCACACGTCCCTCGTTCTTCCCCGGCGGCACGCTTTGGGCGCCGTGTATCAACCGCATCGACGGTCAGTACGTCATGTACTACGCCCTGTCGGAATGGGGCGGCTACGAAACGTGCGGTATCGGGTGCGCCGTCTCCGACCAACCTTCGGGTCCGTTCACCGACATGGGTGCCATGCTCCGGAGCAACATCATCGGGGTCCGCAACTCGATCGACCCCTGCTACATAGAGGACGAGGGCCGGAAATATATGTTCTTCGGCAGCTTCTTCGGCATCTACGGCGTCGAGCTGACCGACGACGGACTGAAAGTCAGGGAGGGCAGCCAGCCCAGACAGATTGCAGGCACGGCCTATGAAGGAACCTACATCCTCAAACGGAACGGCTATTACTACCTGTTCGCATCCATCGGACGGTGCTGCGACGGCCTGAACAGCACCTACACGGCAGTCGTGGGACGCGCCGAGTCGCTCTGGGGCCCCTACATGAACAAGGCCGGAGAGCGAATGATGGACAATGCCCACGAAATCTTCATCACCAAGAACGACACGTTCTTCGGCGTCGGCCACGATTCGGAGATCGTGCAGGACAAAGCCGGGAACGACTGGATCCTGTACCACGGCTACGAGGTGATGCAGCCCACGGGACGCCGCCTGCTGCTGGACCGGGTCGAGTGGGAGGACGGCTGGCCCCGAGTGAAGGGCGCATCGCCGTCGATCACGGCCGAACGGCCCGTATTCTGA
- a CDS encoding metallophosphoesterase: MRHPNILLLLFCSALPLFAGAQHRADQQSLSDDKSFSMILLGDPQGYVKYAVNQPILELCTAWIADNVDNLHIRAVLCTGDLVEQNENAVPDRRMLDQTSREMWQASSRAFERLDDRVPYIVSCGNHDYGYKRSENGITNFPDYFPVERNSVWRGCCVAAFPNRNHRASLENAAFEFRDPNWGGLLIVTTEFHPRDEVLDWAGKLIAGKEYAGHRVIFMTHGYLTAGQEARHIAEDRYDITPGNAGAEIWRKLVKPSANIDLVICGHTANGNGEFADNVSYRADRNDAGRKVHQMMFNVQTLGGGWEGNGGDGWLRILEFLPDGKTIRVRTYSPLFGISPSTRHLAHRTEPFDRFDIVLE; encoded by the coding sequence ATGAGACATCCGAACATACTGCTGCTGCTGTTTTGCAGCGCGCTTCCGCTGTTCGCAGGGGCGCAGCACCGGGCCGACCAACAATCGCTGTCGGACGACAAGTCCTTCTCGATGATCCTGCTGGGCGATCCGCAGGGATATGTCAAATATGCCGTCAACCAGCCGATCCTCGAACTTTGCACCGCATGGATCGCCGACAACGTCGACAACCTGCACATCCGGGCCGTGCTGTGTACGGGTGATCTTGTGGAGCAGAACGAGAACGCCGTTCCCGACCGCAGGATGCTCGACCAAACGAGCCGGGAGATGTGGCAGGCCAGTTCGCGGGCGTTCGAACGCCTCGACGACCGGGTTCCGTACATCGTCTCGTGCGGCAACCACGACTACGGGTACAAGCGGTCGGAAAACGGCATCACGAACTTTCCCGACTACTTCCCGGTCGAACGCAACTCCGTCTGGCGCGGATGCTGTGTCGCCGCCTTCCCCAACCGCAACCACCGGGCATCGCTCGAAAATGCAGCGTTCGAGTTCCGCGACCCCAACTGGGGCGGGCTGCTCATCGTCACAACGGAATTCCATCCCCGCGACGAGGTGCTCGACTGGGCCGGAAAGCTGATCGCCGGCAAGGAATATGCCGGCCACCGGGTGATCTTCATGACCCATGGTTACCTGACCGCTGGTCAGGAGGCCCGCCATATCGCCGAAGACCGTTATGACATCACTCCCGGAAATGCCGGGGCCGAAATATGGCGGAAGCTGGTCAAACCTTCGGCCAACATCGATCTGGTGATCTGCGGCCATACGGCCAACGGCAACGGCGAATTCGCCGACAACGTCTCCTACCGCGCCGACCGCAACGACGCAGGCAGAAAGGTTCACCAGATGATGTTCAACGTCCAGACCCTCGGCGGAGGCTGGGAGGGCAACGGCGGCGACGGCTGGCTGCGCATCCTCGAATTCCTGCCCGACGGAAAGACCATCCGGGTTAGGACCTATTCCCCGCTGTTCGGCATCTCCCCGTCGACAAGGCATCTGGCCCACCGCACGGAGCCGTTCGACCGGTTCGACATCGTGCTGGAATAA
- a CDS encoding glycoside hydrolase family 2 protein — translation MKRTIITLFLLLQAACLFSQIPRPEYPRPQFERADWINLNGEWTYTFDFGASGLERGYADSKGFDGKIIVPFAPESKLSGVGHTDFINCIWYQRTVEIPSAWSARRVMLNFGAVYYTSEVYIDGRFVGRHFGGSSSFSYDISAFVKPGGCHSLVVLASSDLRSGKQTAGKQSLQYASHSCDYTRTTGIWQTVWMEAVAPEALASVQVTTDIDQQQLVVVPQFLRESPNSLRVTLRDGNKVIGTQQVRASNNSVVVIPVKKAKLWSPETPFLYDLTYEVIAPDGKVLDAVKSYAGMRKVHIEGNKVYLNNEPYYQRLVLDQGYYPDGIWTAPSDDALRRDIELGLAAGFNGARLHQKVFEERYYYWADKLGYITWGESPSWGMDANDVETARNFLTEWAECVVRDRNHPSLLTWTPMNEEWWPDNTQYPRFAADVYDLTKHLDPTRPVNTASGGSVVKTDIWAVHNYEQDPAKLKEKIYNEGTFFHPRLRTTKDQTRNIGFNDVKATANFAWPQYDGSRPYLLDEFGGIKWVKDQEKQASDSRTESWGYGQAPHTLEEFYTRLEGQVDALLELSGQVWGYCYTQLTDVEQEQNGIYFYDRSAKFDMDRIKAIFSKRPENAGR, via the coding sequence ATGAAAAGAACAATCATCACCCTCTTCCTCCTGCTGCAGGCGGCATGCCTGTTTTCCCAGATCCCGCGTCCGGAATACCCCCGTCCGCAATTCGAACGGGCAGACTGGATCAACCTGAACGGCGAATGGACTTACACGTTCGATTTCGGCGCAAGCGGTCTGGAACGCGGATATGCCGACTCGAAGGGATTCGACGGCAAAATCATCGTACCGTTCGCCCCGGAAAGCAAGCTCTCGGGCGTCGGTCACACGGACTTCATCAACTGCATCTGGTACCAGCGGACCGTCGAGATTCCTTCCGCATGGTCCGCACGCCGGGTAATGCTCAACTTCGGAGCCGTATATTACACCTCCGAAGTGTACATCGACGGCCGTTTCGTGGGCCGCCATTTCGGGGGCAGCTCGTCGTTCTCCTACGACATCAGTGCATTCGTGAAACCGGGCGGCTGCCACAGTCTGGTCGTCCTCGCATCGAGCGACCTGCGCAGCGGCAAGCAAACTGCCGGAAAGCAATCACTGCAATACGCGTCGCACAGTTGCGACTACACCCGCACGACGGGCATCTGGCAAACGGTATGGATGGAGGCGGTGGCGCCCGAAGCCCTCGCAAGCGTTCAGGTAACGACCGACATCGACCAGCAGCAGTTGGTCGTCGTCCCGCAGTTCCTCCGGGAGAGTCCGAACTCGCTCCGGGTAACCCTTCGGGACGGCAATAAGGTCATCGGCACACAGCAGGTCCGGGCGTCGAACAACAGCGTCGTCGTCATCCCGGTCAAAAAGGCCAAACTCTGGAGTCCCGAAACCCCGTTCCTCTACGATCTGACCTACGAGGTGATCGCTCCCGACGGGAAGGTGCTCGACGCAGTAAAATCCTACGCCGGAATGCGCAAGGTCCATATCGAAGGCAACAAAGTATACCTCAACAACGAACCCTATTACCAGCGGTTGGTGCTCGATCAGGGCTACTACCCCGACGGCATCTGGACTGCACCGTCGGACGATGCCCTGCGCCGCGACATCGAACTGGGGCTGGCCGCCGGATTCAACGGCGCACGCCTGCACCAGAAGGTTTTCGAAGAGCGTTACTATTACTGGGCCGACAAGCTCGGCTACATCACCTGGGGCGAAAGCCCCAGTTGGGGAATGGACGCCAACGATGTGGAAACGGCACGCAACTTTCTCACCGAATGGGCCGAGTGTGTGGTCCGCGACCGGAACCACCCCTCGTTGCTGACTTGGACACCGATGAACGAGGAGTGGTGGCCCGACAACACGCAGTACCCGCGCTTCGCCGCCGATGTTTACGACCTGACCAAGCATCTCGACCCGACGCGTCCCGTCAACACCGCCAGCGGCGGTTCCGTCGTCAAGACCGACATCTGGGCCGTCCACAACTACGAGCAGGACCCCGCCAAACTGAAGGAGAAGATCTACAACGAGGGCACGTTCTTCCATCCCCGCCTGCGGACCACCAAGGATCAGACGCGCAACATCGGGTTCAACGATGTGAAAGCGACCGCGAACTTCGCTTGGCCGCAGTACGACGGTTCGCGCCCCTACCTGCTCGACGAATTCGGCGGCATCAAGTGGGTGAAGGATCAGGAGAAGCAGGCCAGCGACTCCCGGACCGAGTCGTGGGGTTACGGACAGGCGCCCCACACGCTCGAAGAGTTCTACACCCGGCTCGAAGGACAGGTGGATGCTCTTCTCGAGCTGTCGGGGCAGGTCTGGGGCTATTGCTACACCCAGCTCACAGACGTGGAACAGGAGCAGAACGGCATCTATTTCTACGACCGCTCGGCCAAATTCGATATGGACCGGATCAAAGCGATTTTCAGCAAACGGCCGGAAAATGCCGGACGCTAA
- a CDS encoding PG0541 family transporter-associated protein, which translates to MKAVFLSYNQALTDRVNAILEEQGIRGFTKWALTEGRGSVDGEPHYGTHAWPSMNASILAIVDDEKVAPLMDAFRALDAATKMQGSRAFVWNIESGF; encoded by the coding sequence ATGAAAGCAGTATTTTTGTCATACAATCAAGCGCTGACCGACCGGGTGAACGCCATCCTCGAAGAGCAGGGCATCCGCGGCTTCACCAAATGGGCGCTGACCGAGGGCCGCGGATCGGTCGACGGCGAACCCCACTATGGCACCCACGCATGGCCCTCGATGAACGCTTCGATTCTGGCCATCGTCGACGACGAGAAGGTCGCCCCGCTGATGGACGCTTTCCGCGCATTGGACGCCGCGACCAAGATGCAGGGGTCGAGGGCGTTTGTCTGGAACATCGAGAGCGGATTCTGA
- a CDS encoding efflux RND transporter permease subunit: protein MKIYESAVRKPISTILLFVGVMVMGLFSLMNLAVDQYPEIEIPQISVITMYPGANAADIETNITRVLEDNLNTVSNLKKLTSKSQDNVSMITVEFEYGSDLNEGANEIRDVVSRVQSMLPDDIDYPTIFKFSTSMIPVMMIAVTAEESYPALNKILDDKLVNVLNRVDGVGAVSVVGAPEREVQVNVDPAKLEAYNLTVEQLGQIIASENVNIPSGTIDIGNNTFNIKADGEFKLSDELRKVVVSNAGGRTVKLSDVAEIRDTLEKATMDERVNGQRGVRVMFQKQSGANTVNIVHEIQSRLPEIQKTLPKDVKMELIFEGSQEITDAIGSLSETILYAFIFVVLVVMIFLGRWRATLIICMTIPVSLICSFIYLFATGSTLNIISLSSLSIAIGMVVDDAIVVLENITTHIERGSNPKEAAIYATNEVWLSVIATTLVVVAVFLPLTMVPGMAGILFRELGWIVTIVVCVSTAAAISLTPMMSAYLLKLDGGEHDYKGLGVIYKPIDRALAWLDAAYARSLNWVVRHRRITFFSMMSIFVVSLGLLTRVPTEFFPPSDNSRISAMIELEQNIGVDYTARIARQIDSIMYAKYPEIVLVSASAGANSSDNAFAAMQTTGSHIINYNMRLTDVEERDRSIYVVSDLLREDLDNIPEVRQYTVTPGGMSGSMSGSATVNVKVFGYDMDVTNAIANDLKEKMRHLEGVRDVKLSRDDLRPEYNVVFDRDRLSYYGISSATASQAVRNRIDGLVASKYREDGDEYDIIVRYAEPFRNRIEDVENITLYNAQGRPVKLKEVGTVEEEYAAPMIERENRQRVISVQSTLGAGVALGDVVAEVDKLIAEYPTPDGVDLEVGGTVEDQGDAFGDLGTLLILIVILVYIVMATQFESLKFPFIIMFTIPFAFTGVFLALWMTSTPLSLIALIGAIMLVGIVTKNGIVMVDYMNLLVERGSGVFDAVIAGGKSRLRPVLMTSFTTILGMLPLAIGTGAGSETWQPMGIAVIGGLTFSTILTLFIVPVLYSILVNRSQRKEKEKLAQLSAQHQASTH from the coding sequence ATGAAAATTTACGAAAGCGCGGTCCGCAAACCGATTTCGACGATCCTGCTGTTCGTCGGCGTGATGGTCATGGGACTCTTCTCGCTGATGAATCTGGCCGTGGACCAGTATCCCGAGATCGAGATACCCCAGATTTCGGTCATCACGATGTACCCGGGCGCCAACGCCGCCGACATCGAGACCAACATCACCCGTGTGCTGGAGGACAACCTCAACACGGTGAGCAACCTCAAGAAGCTGACTTCCAAGTCGCAGGATAATGTCTCGATGATTACCGTCGAGTTCGAATACGGCTCCGACCTCAACGAGGGGGCCAACGAGATCCGCGACGTGGTGTCGCGCGTGCAGTCGATGCTGCCGGACGACATCGACTACCCGACGATCTTCAAGTTCTCGACCTCGATGATTCCCGTGATGATGATCGCCGTCACGGCCGAGGAGAGCTATCCGGCCCTGAACAAGATTCTCGACGACAAGCTGGTCAACGTGCTCAACCGCGTCGACGGCGTGGGTGCCGTGTCGGTGGTCGGAGCTCCCGAGCGCGAGGTGCAGGTCAACGTCGACCCCGCCAAGCTCGAGGCTTACAACCTCACGGTCGAGCAACTGGGCCAGATCATCGCCTCGGAGAACGTCAACATCCCCAGCGGCACGATCGACATCGGCAACAACACCTTCAACATCAAGGCCGACGGCGAGTTCAAACTCTCGGACGAGCTGCGCAAGGTCGTGGTGTCGAATGCCGGGGGCCGCACGGTGAAACTCTCCGATGTGGCCGAAATCCGCGATACGCTCGAAAAGGCTACGATGGACGAGCGTGTCAACGGCCAGCGCGGTGTGCGCGTGATGTTCCAGAAGCAGTCGGGCGCCAACACCGTGAACATCGTCCACGAAATCCAGTCGCGTCTGCCGGAGATTCAGAAGACCCTCCCGAAAGACGTCAAGATGGAGCTGATCTTCGAGGGCTCGCAGGAGATTACCGACGCCATCGGGTCGCTCTCGGAGACCATCCTCTACGCCTTCATCTTCGTGGTGCTGGTGGTGATGATCTTCCTCGGGCGATGGCGTGCGACGCTGATTATCTGTATGACCATCCCCGTGTCGCTGATCTGTTCGTTCATCTACCTCTTCGCTACGGGCTCCACGCTCAACATCATCTCGCTCTCGTCGCTCTCCATCGCCATCGGTATGGTGGTCGACGATGCCATCGTGGTGCTGGAGAATATCACGACCCACATCGAGCGGGGTTCGAATCCCAAGGAGGCGGCCATTTACGCCACCAACGAGGTGTGGTTGTCGGTTATCGCCACGACATTGGTGGTCGTCGCGGTGTTCCTGCCGCTGACGATGGTTCCGGGCATGGCGGGTATCCTGTTCCGCGAGCTGGGCTGGATCGTGACCATCGTGGTCTGCGTCTCGACGGCGGCGGCCATTTCGCTGACCCCGATGATGTCGGCCTACCTGCTGAAGCTCGATGGCGGCGAACACGACTACAAGGGCCTCGGCGTGATCTACAAACCCATCGACCGGGCCCTCGCATGGCTCGACGCAGCCTATGCCCGTTCGCTCAACTGGGTGGTGCGCCACCGCCGGATCACCTTCTTCTCGATGATGTCGATCTTCGTGGTGTCGCTGGGGCTGCTGACGCGCGTCCCGACCGAGTTCTTCCCGCCTTCGGACAACAGCCGTATCTCGGCCATGATCGAGCTGGAGCAGAACATCGGCGTCGACTATACGGCGCGCATCGCCCGGCAGATCGACAGCATCATGTATGCGAAATATCCCGAGATCGTGCTCGTATCGGCCTCGGCCGGCGCCAACTCGTCGGACAACGCCTTTGCGGCGATGCAGACCACCGGTTCGCACATCATCAACTACAACATGCGCCTGACCGACGTGGAGGAGCGCGACCGCTCGATCTATGTCGTCTCCGACCTGCTGCGCGAGGACCTCGACAACATTCCCGAGGTGCGCCAGTACACGGTGACCCCGGGCGGCATGTCGGGCAGCATGAGCGGTTCGGCGACGGTCAACGTCAAAGTCTTCGGCTATGACATGGACGTGACGAACGCCATCGCCAACGACCTCAAGGAGAAGATGCGTCATCTGGAGGGTGTGCGCGACGTGAAACTCTCGCGCGACGACCTGCGTCCCGAGTACAACGTCGTCTTCGACCGCGACCGCCTGTCCTATTACGGCATCAGCAGCGCCACGGCGTCGCAGGCCGTGCGCAACCGCATCGACGGCCTCGTGGCCTCGAAATACCGCGAGGACGGCGACGAGTACGACATCATCGTGCGTTATGCCGAGCCGTTCCGCAACCGCATCGAGGATGTGGAGAACATCACGCTCTACAACGCGCAGGGCCGCCCCGTGAAGCTCAAGGAGGTGGGCACCGTCGAGGAGGAGTACGCCGCGCCGATGATCGAGCGCGAGAACCGCCAGCGTGTCATTTCGGTGCAGTCGACCCTCGGCGCCGGCGTGGCGCTGGGCGACGTGGTGGCCGAGGTCGACAAGCTGATCGCTGAATATCCCACGCCCGACGGCGTGGACCTCGAGGTCGGCGGTACGGTCGAGGATCAGGGCGACGCTTTCGGCGACTTGGGGACGCTGCTCATCCTGATCGTCATTCTGGTGTATATCGTAATGGCCACGCAGTTCGAGTCGCTCAAGTTCCCGTTCATCATCATGTTCACCATTCCGTTCGCCTTCACGGGCGTGTTCCTCGCGCTGTGGATGACCTCCACGCCGCTGTCGCTCATCGCCCTGATCGGGGCCATCATGCTCGTGGGTATCGTGACGAAGAACGGTATCGTGATGGTGGACTACATGAACCTTTTGGTCGAGCGCGGTTCGGGCGTCTTCGACGCGGTGATCGCCGGCGGCAAGAGCCGTCTGCGTCCGGTGCTGATGACCTCGTTCACAACCATTCTGGGTATGCTTCCGCTGGCTATCGGCACGGGAGCCGGTTCGGAGACTTGGCAGCCGATGGGTATCGCCGTGATCGGCGGTCTGACGTTCTCGACGATCCTCACGCTGTTCATCGTTCCGGTGCTCTACTCGATCCTCGTGAACCGTTCGCAGCGCAAGGAGAAGGAGAAACTGGCCCAGCTCTCGGCCCAGCATCAGGCAAGTACACATTAA